Proteins found in one Cryptococcus neoformans var. grubii H99 chromosome 14, complete sequence genomic segment:
- a CDS encoding U4/U6.U5 tri-snRNP component SNU23, with amino-acid sequence MTDKPKAERPSWNKEEYATKAKEKDQEAYEHAKAAEESLAKGHAPKKQSQYDDLPKPTELLKARTEDLGLMKNLNKTMLVTTTTAGKGPRGAGFYCELCNRTFKDSLAYLDHVNGRLHLLKLGQSTHVERSTLSQVRAKIASLRAATHQKVTSQNFDFQSRLKAVKNAQEAEKERRKEERRRKKMERERREERRRMGILDDDDEGNRDERGEKIDVDGAEKDAKNGKRDKRQERKEKREQQERDQQRDREVEKVIKENEDMSTMMGFGGFGTTKRK; translated from the exons ATGACAGATAAACCCAAAGCAGAGCGCCCATCATGGAACAAGGAAGAATATGCCACAAAGGCTAAAGAGAAGGACCAGGAAGCCTACGAACACGCCAAAGCAGCCGAAGAATCCCTCGCCAAAGGCCACGCACCAAAGAAACAATCTCAATATGATGACCTGCCCAAACCAACAGAACTTCTCAAAGCAAGGACAGAGGATCTGgggttgatgaagaatttgaATAAAACCATGTTGGTTACAACGACTACGGCAGGTAAAGGACCGAGAGGTGCTGGATTTTAT TGTGAACTTTGCAATCGAACTTTTAAAGACAGTCTCGCATACCTAGACCACGTTAACGGCCGTCTCC ACCTTCTCAAACTCGGTCAATCAACCCACGTCGAACGTTCCACCCTCTCGCAAGTCCGCGCCAAAATCGCTTCCCTCCGCGCAGCCACCCATCAGAAAGTAACCTCCCAGAATTTCGATTTTCAGTCCCGCCTGAAAGCCGTAAAGAATGCCCAGGAGGcagaaaaagagaggaggaaagaagagaggagaaggaagaagatggagagggagaggagagaggaaaggagacGGATGGGGATTTtagatgatgacgatgaaggcAATAGAGATGAAAGGGGGGAGAAAATCGATGTAGACGGGGCAGAGAAGGATGCGAAGAATGGCAAGAGAGACAAGAGACAAGAgcggaaagaaaagagagaacAGCAAGAAAGGGACCAACAGCGAGATAGAGAGGTCGAGAAGGTAATTAAAGAGAATGAGGATATGTCGACTATGATGGGTTTCGGCGGTTTCGGTACGACAAAACGAAAGTAG
- a CDS encoding E3 ubiquitin-protein ligase NEDD4 yields MVAFTATGNRNLTRKIRVTIVAADSLIKRDILRLPDPFAIVSVDSEQIHTTSVIKRTLNPYWNENFDIDVKDSSIVAVQIFDQRKFKRKQDQGFLGVINIKVSDVIDLELGGQEMLTKELKKGSDGQSVQGKLIVYLSTQTNAPVSNNTAASSSTNVATPAPAASALASNNAAGQSISRPASAIQTAQGAEASAPTSADAIASAVPQPATQAVGVSSSGAPNVNPTTQAASTGQTGTSTNVGHEFDSHSDQYGPLPAGWERRIDHLGRQYYVDHNTRTTTWNRPSDNQLSNSATQATSTGEARARHNQRTLPDEMLDVQQSGANSGGATTPTTGGAQANPVNASNATTAGQGPLPSGWEQRFTPEGRPYFVDHNTRTTTWVDPRRQQLLRFIAPGQQGNLSVQPQTVSQLGPLPSGWEMRLTSTARVYFVDHNTKTTTWDDPRLPSSLDQNVPQYKRDFRRKLIYFRSQPALRSNTGQCHMKVSRDNIFEGSYTEIMRQTPNDLKKRLMIKFEGEDGLDYGGLSREFFFLLSHEMFNPFYCLFEYSAHDNYTLQINPNSGVNPEHLNYFKFIGRVVGLGIFHRRFLDAYFIVSFYKMILGKKIALQDLESVDAGLFRGLTWMLENDITGVIEDTFSITEEHFGEVVTVDLMPGGRDVEVTEDNKKDYVDLVTEYRISKRVSEQFQAFMSGFNELIPQELINVFDERELELLIGGMSEIDVDDWQKHTDYRGYNPSDEVVEWFWKIVKNWPAEKKSRLLQFTTGTSRIPVNGFKDLQGSDGPRRFTIEKAGEVTQLPKSHTCFNRIDLPAYKSYEALEQKLTIAVEETVGFGQE; encoded by the exons ATGGTCGCCTTCACGGCCACAGGAAACAGAAACTT AACACGGAAGATCCGAGTAACAA TCGTCGCTGCAGATTCACTTATCAAGCGTGATATCCTCCGACTCCCAGACCCATTCGCTATCGTCTCTGTTGACTCAGAGCAAATCCACACCACTTCGGTCATCAAGAGGACACTGAACCCTTATTGGAATGA GAATTTTGACATCGACGTAAAGGATTCGTCCATTGTGGCAGTACAAATCTTTGACCAGCGGAAGTTCAAGAGAAAG CAAGACCAAGGTTTCCTTGGCGTGATCAATATCAAAGTTTCCGATGTCATtgatcttgagcttggcgGTCAGGAGATGCTCACAAAGGAGCTCAAAAAGGGTTCCGACGGCCAGTCAGTCCAGGGCAAATTGATCGTCTACCTCTCTACTCAAACCAACGCACCTGTCTCAAACAACACCGCCGCCTCTAGTTCTACTAACGTTGCTACGCCTGCGCCTGCCGCTTCTGCTTTGGCTTCGAACAATGCCGCTGGCCAATCAATTTCTCGTCCCGCCTCTGCAATCCAGACCGCTCAAGGCGCCGAAGCATCCGCTCCTACTTCTGCCGACGCCATTGCTTCTGCTGTTCCCCAACCCGCAACCCAAGCAGTCGGTGtgtcttcttccggcgCTCCCAACGTCAACCCCACCACCCAAGCTGCGTCTACTGGTCAGACGGGAACTAGCACCAACGTCGGCCATGAATTCGATTCTCATTCTGACCAGTACGGACCATTGCCTGCCGGCTGGGAGCGTCGTATTGACCATCTTGGTCGTCAATACTATGTTGATCACAACACCCGTACCACGACATGGAACCGCCCAAGCGACAATCAATTGTCTAACAGTGCCACTCAAGCGACATCCACTGGTGAAGCCAGAGCGAGGCATAACCAGAGGACATTGCCTGATGAAATGCTTGACGTGCAGCAGAGCGGTGCGAACAGTGGTGGCGCTACCACCCCTACCACTGGAGGTGCCCAGGCGAACCCCGTTAACGCTAGCAACGCCACCACCGCCGGACAAGGTCCTTTGCCTTCTGGTTGGGAGCAGCGATTCACTCCCGAAGGTCGTCCTTACTTTGTCGATCACAACACCCGTACGACAACATGGGTTGACCCTCGTCGTCAGCAACTCTTGCGATTCATCGCCCCTGGCCAGCAGGGCAACTTATCTGTCCAGCCTCAAACCGTCAGCCAGCTCGGTCCTTTGCCTAGTGGTTGGGAGATGAGGTTGACTTCTACCGCGAGAGTGTACTTTGTTGACCACAACACCAAGACGACTACATGGGACGACCCCAGattgccttcttcgctcgaCCAGAATGTACCGCAGTACAAGCGAGACTTTAGAAGGAAGCTTATTTACTTTAGGTCCCAACCTGCGTTGAGGAGTAACACCGGTCAGTGTCACATGAAAGTGTCGCGTGATAATATCTTTGAGGGAAGTTATACCGAGATCATGAGGCAGACTCCGAAcgatttgaagaagaggttgatgaTCAAGTTtgagggtgaagatggtTTGGATTACGGAGGTCTTTCGAG AgaattcttcttccttctttcacACGAAATGTTCAATCCCTTCTACTGTCTGTTTGAGTACTCCGCCCACGACAACTATACCCTCCAAATCAACCCCAACTCTGGCGTGAACCCAGAGCATCTCAATTACTTCAAGTTCATTGGCCGCGTCGTCGGTCTCGGTATCTTCCACCGCCGTTTCCTCGATGCCTACTTTATCGTCTCGTTTTATAAGATGATTTTGGGTAAGAAGATTGCACTCCAAGATTTGGAGAGCGTGGATGCGGGTTTGTTTAGGGGTTTGACGTGGATGTTGGAGAATGATATCACGGGTGTTATTGAGGATACATTCTCAATCACTGAAGAGCATTTTGGGGAGGTTGTCACTGTTGATTTGATGCCTGGAGGTAGGGATGTTGAGGTGACAGAGGATAACAAGAAAGACTACGTCGA CCTTGTGACTGAATATCGAATCTCTAAACGAGTGTCCGAGCAATTTCAAGCCTTCATGTCCGGTTTCAACGAACTCATCCCGCAAGAACTCATCAACGTATTTGATGAGCGCGAGCTCGAACTCCTTATCGGTGGTATGTCTGAGATCGACGTCGACGACTGGCAGAAACACACGGATTACAGAGGATACAACCCCTCCGATGAAGTGGTCGAATGGTTCTGGAAGATTGTAAAGAACTGGCctgcagagaagaagtcgaGGTTATTGCAGTTCACGACGGGAACGTCGAGGATCCCTGTGAACGGTTTCAAGGATCTGCAAGGGTCCGATGGACCGAGAAGGTTTACGATTGAGAAGGCGGGAGAAGTGACGCAGTTGCCGAAATCGCACACCTGTTTCAATAGGATTGATTTACCGGCTTACAAGTCTTATGAGGCTTTGGAGCAAAAATTGACTATTGC CGTTGAAGAAACTGTCGGTTTCGGCCAAGAATAA